A window of the Lysinibacillus irui genome harbors these coding sequences:
- a CDS encoding glycosyltransferase, with amino-acid sequence MKVSIITPVYNAEKYIDNSIESVLNQTYQDFELIIVNDGSTDNSAQNIKKYLFDSRIKYYLQENKGESAARNKGIEEAQGEFIAFLDADDLYQPTKIEEQINYFNQYKDIDVVYTDVQIIDEKGRNQGVLKSEEIISTQDNFLANMLYRQLIPGPAAIMLRRKCIESGIRYPENYSNAEDYLFTIQLSQHFNFGYLPKKLYSYRRHDSNLTNNHSKQLESECEIIQSLGVHKIISIVKSTSYNSEEQNLLLAKIFLKINELQKALEFLDNNSENWEYFFVKGIIFYKLNRFTDAKAAFELGRIKKENAEILNNLGCTYCQLGNWKEAVFLFKKAINIRENYSDPLINLASAKTRKSPKITEKKLRVQLTNYNK; translated from the coding sequence TTGAAAGTTTCTATTATTACACCAGTATATAACGCAGAAAAATATATAGATAATAGTATAGAAAGTGTTTTAAATCAAACATATCAAGATTTTGAATTAATAATTGTAAATGACGGGTCTACAGATAATTCCGCTCAAAATATAAAAAAGTATTTATTTGATTCTAGAATTAAATACTATCTCCAAGAAAATAAAGGTGAATCAGCTGCCAGAAATAAAGGAATCGAAGAAGCTCAAGGTGAATTTATTGCGTTTCTTGATGCAGATGATTTATATCAGCCTACTAAAATTGAAGAACAAATTAACTATTTTAACCAATATAAGGATATAGATGTTGTATATACAGATGTGCAAATTATAGATGAAAAGGGTAGAAATCAAGGTGTATTAAAAAGTGAGGAAATTATTTCGACTCAAGATAACTTTCTTGCAAATATGTTGTATAGACAATTAATTCCGGGACCAGCAGCTATTATGTTAAGAAGAAAATGTATTGAGAGTGGGATTCGCTACCCTGAGAATTATTCGAATGCAGAAGATTATTTATTTACTATTCAATTATCCCAACACTTTAATTTTGGATATCTACCAAAAAAGTTATATTCTTATCGAAGACATGATAGTAATTTAACGAACAACCATTCTAAGCAATTAGAAAGTGAATGTGAAATAATTCAATCATTGGGTGTTCATAAAATTATTAGTATTGTAAAAAGTACGTCTTACAATAGTGAAGAACAAAATCTACTGTTAGCTAAAATATTCTTGAAAATCAATGAACTGCAGAAAGCGTTAGAATTTTTAGATAATAATAGTGAAAACTGGGAGTATTTTTTTGTAAAAGGAATCATTTTTTATAAGCTAAATAGATTCACTGATGCAAAAGCAGCATTTGAATTGGGAAGAATAAAAAAAGAGAATGCTGAAATTTTAAATAACCTTGGATGTACATATTGCCAGTTAGGAAATTGGAAGGAAGCAGTTTTTTTATTTAAAAAAGCAATTAATATTCGAGAAAATTATAGTGACCCCCTAATTAACTTAGCAAGTGCAAAAACGAGAAAATCTCCTAAAATAACGGAGAAAAAACTAAGGGTTCAATTGACGAATTATAATAAATAA
- a CDS encoding ATP-grasp domain-containing protein: protein MTNNILLTSVGGKVPLIQCLKEKTSAKIIGCDIQDSILSKNFLDDFFIEEKLENVNMNQFILTCKNKKINYIIPTREADLLFFSEWKNILEKENIFVMVSDRQSIEFVNDKYKFYQALIKEDLNVIPVIQKSDLKENKQYVLKECKGAGSKNLLVKLNKNQVLENYDFFEEPIIQPYIKGKEFSIDIYITKNKKVKATIVRERVLVIDGESQITQVVEHPKLSKLIEKAALVLNLEGHVMFQAFEDNNGELWIIECNARIGGASTLSIYAGLDTFNWWIAECNGQNIDNWPVETKMLKQIRYKKDLIL, encoded by the coding sequence GTGACTAATAACATATTATTAACAAGTGTAGGAGGAAAAGTCCCGTTAATTCAATGTTTGAAAGAAAAAACATCCGCTAAAATAATAGGTTGTGATATTCAAGATTCTATACTAAGTAAAAATTTTTTAGATGATTTTTTCATTGAAGAAAAATTAGAAAATGTTAATATGAATCAATTCATATTAACTTGTAAAAATAAAAAAATAAATTATATTATTCCAACACGAGAAGCAGATCTCCTTTTTTTTAGTGAATGGAAAAATATTTTAGAGAAAGAAAATATTTTTGTAATGGTTTCGGATAGACAAAGTATTGAATTTGTAAATGATAAATATAAATTTTATCAAGCATTAATTAAAGAAGATTTAAATGTTATACCTGTAATACAAAAATCAGATTTAAAAGAAAATAAACAATATGTATTGAAGGAATGTAAAGGAGCAGGGTCTAAAAATTTATTAGTAAAATTAAATAAAAATCAAGTTCTTGAAAATTACGATTTTTTTGAAGAGCCTATTATTCAACCTTATATTAAAGGAAAAGAATTCAGTATAGATATTTATATTACAAAAAATAAAAAAGTAAAAGCTACTATTGTGAGAGAGAGAGTATTAGTAATTGATGGAGAATCTCAGATTACTCAAGTTGTAGAGCATCCTAAATTATCAAAGTTAATAGAAAAAGCAGCTTTAGTTTTAAACTTAGAAGGTCATGTTATGTTTCAAGCATTTGAAGATAACAATGGAGAACTTTGGATTATAGAGTGTAACGCTCGCATAGGTGGTGCTTCAACGCTTAGTATTTACGCAGGACTAGACACATTTAATTGGTGGATAGCTGAATGTAATGGGCAAAACATTGATAATTGGCCTGTAGAAACTAAAATGTTGAAACAAATTCGATATAAAAAGGATTTGATTTTATGA
- a CDS encoding HAD family hydrolase: MKKVVVFDMDDTVYDEFDFVKSGFQAVAQYLASTYDLNEKNLYKWMWKEVLEKGRGTVFDNLLRELHLYNKTLVQKCISIYRLHKPNIKLPIESEKVLQNLSKDYVLYLVTDGNKIVQQNKVTALKIEQYMKKCYITYRYGRKHSKPSPHCFKLIAQRENIEPNQIVYIGDNPTKDFIGIKPLGFKTIRIMTGQHKDLELDNEYEADIRINSLLELPPILKQLWR, from the coding sequence ATGAAAAAAGTAGTTGTATTTGATATGGATGATACTGTATATGATGAATTTGATTTTGTTAAAAGTGGATTTCAAGCTGTAGCTCAATATCTAGCTTCAACATACGATTTAAATGAAAAAAATCTTTATAAATGGATGTGGAAAGAAGTACTCGAAAAAGGAAGAGGTACTGTTTTCGATAATTTATTAAGAGAGTTGCATCTATATAATAAGACACTAGTTCAAAAATGTATCTCGATTTATCGTTTGCACAAACCAAATATAAAACTACCAATTGAAAGTGAAAAAGTGTTACAAAATTTATCTAAGGACTATGTTTTATATCTAGTAACGGATGGTAATAAAATAGTACAACAAAATAAAGTTACAGCATTAAAAATAGAGCAGTATATGAAGAAGTGTTATATTACATATCGTTATGGAAGAAAGCATAGCAAACCCTCACCACATTGTTTCAAATTGATTGCTCAAAGAGAGAATATTGAACCTAATCAAATTGTTTATATAGGGGATAATCCAACAAAAGATTTCATAGGTATTAAACCACTGGGATTTAAAACGATAAGAATTATGACTGGACAACATAAGGATTTAGAATTAGATAACGAATATGAAGCAGATATTCGAATAAATTCTCTGTTGGAACTTCCACCTATATTAAAACAACTGTGGAGATAG
- a CDS encoding glycosyltransferase family protein, protein MKIIIIIQARLGSTRLPGKVLKPLGDVDVLTYDIERCRAIKGVENVIVATSSLPQDDAIAAWCENHQVAYFRGSEDDVLDRYVQCAKLYKPDYVMRITSDCPFVDYEMASEMVELLEKEPKEIVLIDGQLPRGLAVEIISYETLLRINEIGQEPRHREHVTYYAYEFSEKFTSITYKVPENRNAPALRITLDTEEDYALMVEVAKHFNNPLVSSADVIHFLKEHPEVAKINACIEQKPVI, encoded by the coding sequence ATGAAAATTATTATTATTATTCAAGCCCGTTTGGGTTCTACTCGCTTACCAGGGAAAGTTTTGAAGCCACTAGGTGATGTCGATGTTTTAACATATGATATTGAACGCTGTAGAGCAATAAAGGGAGTTGAGAATGTCATTGTAGCAACCTCTTCTTTACCTCAAGATGATGCTATTGCAGCTTGGTGTGAGAATCACCAAGTAGCCTATTTCCGTGGTTCAGAAGATGATGTATTAGATCGATACGTACAATGCGCTAAATTGTATAAACCAGATTATGTGATGCGCATTACATCGGATTGTCCATTTGTTGATTATGAAATGGCATCAGAAATGGTTGAATTACTTGAAAAAGAGCCTAAAGAAATTGTATTAATTGATGGTCAATTGCCACGTGGTCTTGCGGTAGAAATTATTTCTTATGAGACTTTGTTAAGAATTAATGAGATAGGTCAGGAGCCACGTCACCGTGAACATGTGACCTATTATGCATATGAATTTTCTGAAAAGTTTACTTCGATTACATACAAGGTACCTGAAAATCGAAATGCACCAGCGCTTCGTATTACTTTAGATACGGAGGAGGATTATGCATTAATGGTTGAGGTTGCTAAGCACTTTAACAATCCACTTGTATCAAGTGCTGATGTAATTCACTTTTTGAAAGAGCATCCAGAAGTAGCTAAAATAAATGCTTGTATTGAGCAAAAGCCAGTGATTTAA
- the pseG gene encoding UDP-2,4-diacetamido-2,4,6-trideoxy-beta-L-altropyranose hydrolase: MNVIIRTDASITIGSGHVMRCLTIAKSLRRHGFNVLFWMDSLEGNLIQYVQQQGFECCKTALEADLYIIDHYALEVKWEKSIRPFTKKIVVIDDLARKHDCDLILDQNVIPQFETRYDKKVPAHCVTLLGPKYLIMRDEFLRQRQKLRHRGNQINRLLIFMGGSDSTNETMKILSAIESLNFVHVDVVVGNSNPRKEQIKQICSKRNYHFHCQINYMAKLMQLADFAIGAGGSTLWERCYVGLPSSSTIVADNQRETTTYAGQLGVTINLGWHEEVTSNTYSQLLTDLQMKGMSEKGLELTANEQPNAWLYEILELIK, from the coding sequence ATGAACGTTATTATTCGTACAGATGCTTCTATTACAATCGGCAGTGGACATGTAATGCGTTGTTTGACGATCGCTAAAAGTCTTCGAAGACATGGGTTTAATGTTTTATTTTGGATGGATTCTTTGGAGGGTAATTTAATCCAATATGTACAGCAACAGGGTTTTGAGTGTTGTAAAACAGCTCTCGAAGCAGATTTATATATAATTGACCATTATGCATTAGAAGTAAAGTGGGAAAAATCAATTCGTCCCTTCACGAAAAAGATTGTAGTCATTGATGATTTAGCACGTAAACATGATTGTGATTTGATATTAGACCAAAATGTTATTCCACAGTTTGAAACACGCTATGACAAGAAAGTCCCAGCACATTGTGTAACGTTACTTGGTCCGAAATATCTGATTATGCGTGATGAATTTTTACGACAGCGGCAGAAATTAAGACATCGAGGAAACCAAATCAATAGGCTTCTTATTTTCATGGGGGGCAGTGATTCAACGAATGAAACGATGAAAATTTTAAGTGCGATAGAAAGTCTTAATTTTGTACATGTCGATGTAGTCGTAGGCAATAGTAATCCGAGGAAAGAACAAATTAAACAAATTTGTTCGAAACGAAATTATCATTTTCATTGCCAAATAAACTATATGGCAAAGTTAATGCAGCTAGCAGACTTTGCGATAGGCGCAGGTGGAAGTACGCTTTGGGAACGTTGTTATGTTGGTCTTCCTTCAAGTTCGACAATTGTTGCCGATAATCAAAGAGAGACAACTACTTATGCTGGACAATTAGGTGTAACAATAAATTTAGGATGGCATGAGGAAGTAACTTCTAACACGTATAGTCAATTATTAACGGACCTACAAATGAAAGGCATGAGTGAAAAAGGTCTAGAACTTACAGCAAATGAGCAACCAAATGCTTGGTTGTATGAAATTTTGGAGTTGATAAAATGA
- the pseI gene encoding pseudaminic acid synthase, with product MIKIGHKEIGRHTKPFIIAEMSGNHNQSLERALHLVELAAEAGVDALKLQTYTPDTITLDVHTNEFFIQDESNLWKGNSLYNLYKEAYTPWEWHEAIFNRAKELGLLAFSSPFDETAVDFLETLNVPAYKIASFENVDIPLIRKVARTGKPIIISTGMATAAELDEAVRVAKAEGNHQIVLLKCTSTYPATPENSNIATIPHMHELFRTEIGLSDHTMGVGVSVAAVALGATVIEKHFTTSRAHGGVDSAFSMEPHELKMLVEETERAWQSVGQIQYGSTEAEKGSEIFRRSLYIGEDLKTGDILTEENLRNVRPGLGLPTKYYDLVLGKTVKQDVKKGTPLSWELLL from the coding sequence ATGATAAAAATAGGACATAAAGAAATTGGACGTCATACTAAACCATTTATTATTGCAGAAATGTCAGGTAATCATAACCAATCATTAGAACGTGCTTTACACTTAGTAGAGTTAGCTGCAGAAGCAGGTGTTGATGCGTTAAAGCTACAAACCTATACACCTGATACAATTACCTTGGATGTACATACTAACGAATTTTTCATTCAGGATGAAAGTAATCTTTGGAAGGGTAATTCTCTCTACAATTTATATAAAGAAGCTTATACTCCTTGGGAATGGCACGAAGCTATCTTTAATCGTGCAAAAGAACTTGGCCTATTAGCGTTTAGTTCACCTTTCGATGAAACAGCCGTTGATTTTTTAGAAACTCTGAATGTACCTGCTTATAAAATTGCCTCTTTTGAAAACGTGGATATACCATTAATTAGAAAAGTGGCGCGTACTGGTAAACCAATTATTATTTCGACCGGTATGGCAACAGCAGCAGAGTTGGATGAAGCAGTTCGTGTTGCGAAAGCTGAAGGAAATCATCAAATAGTATTATTAAAATGTACTAGTACATACCCTGCAACACCGGAGAATTCTAATATAGCGACAATACCTCATATGCATGAACTATTTAGAACTGAAATTGGTTTATCAGATCACACAATGGGAGTCGGGGTATCAGTTGCCGCAGTAGCTTTAGGTGCAACTGTTATTGAGAAACATTTCACCACTTCAAGAGCTCATGGTGGAGTAGATTCTGCATTTTCAATGGAGCCACACGAGTTAAAAATGTTAGTTGAGGAAACTGAACGTGCATGGCAAAGCGTGGGACAAATTCAATATGGCTCGACTGAGGCTGAGAAAGGTTCAGAAATATTCCGACGTTCATTATATATAGGGGAAGACTTAAAAACTGGTGACATTTTAACTGAGGAGAATCTACGAAATGTTCGACCAGGATTAGGCTTACCGACAAAATACTATGATTTAGTGCTTGGGAAAACTGTTAAACAAGATGTAAAAAAAGGAACACCTTTAAGTTGGGAGTTATTACTGTGA
- a CDS encoding DUF4910 domain-containing protein — protein sequence MNELNEMDELFDRLFPIMRSITGEGVRETIRILQEYIPLKMEGIPTGTKVFDWEIPKEWVIREAWIKDEHGETIIDIKDLNLHVVNYSEPIDMWLSLKELKKHVHTIPHLPEAVPYVISYYKERWGFCMSQNQLEDLPDGKYHVYIDSEKIDGELNFAQAVLPGKSRKEVLISTYICHPSMANNELSGPIVAAFLYNRLKQWENRELTYRFVFLPETIGSIAYLSKYGQHLKENMYSGAVLTCLGGKEHQLSYKKSRNTNAPLNNLLTYLKESGQYSYPIRPFTPLFGSDERQYCSPGFNLPVGQFSKMIYGAYQGYHNSFDTKEHMTIEALLNSVNEIEYILQLQELDGYYINKKPFGEPKLGKYDLYPDINAPGSWGSSSSKKIDNRQQLNQVLTLLSYSDGKHKLSDVAKTLNYSLEDYKISIDVLKEHQLLEGPFYDEKELF from the coding sequence GTGAATGAATTAAATGAAATGGACGAATTGTTTGATCGACTTTTTCCAATTATGCGTAGTATTACAGGAGAAGGTGTTCGAGAAACAATTCGCATCCTACAAGAATATATTCCACTTAAAATGGAAGGAATTCCAACAGGAACAAAAGTATTTGATTGGGAAATTCCAAAAGAGTGGGTTATCCGAGAAGCTTGGATTAAGGATGAGCATGGTGAGACAATCATTGATATCAAGGATTTAAATTTACATGTTGTTAATTATAGTGAGCCTATAGATATGTGGCTTTCTCTTAAGGAATTAAAGAAACATGTACATACGATTCCACATCTACCAGAAGCTGTGCCCTATGTTATTTCCTATTATAAGGAACGTTGGGGTTTTTGCATGAGCCAAAACCAGTTAGAGGATCTTCCAGATGGCAAGTACCATGTGTATATTGATAGTGAAAAAATTGATGGTGAGTTAAACTTTGCTCAAGCTGTTTTACCTGGAAAATCAAGAAAAGAAGTTTTAATTAGTACATATATTTGTCATCCTTCCATGGCGAATAACGAACTAAGTGGACCAATTGTTGCAGCCTTTTTATATAATCGCCTTAAACAGTGGGAAAATAGAGAGCTAACTTATCGATTTGTTTTTTTACCTGAAACAATAGGATCTATTGCCTATTTATCGAAATACGGACAACATTTAAAGGAGAATATGTATTCCGGAGCAGTATTAACTTGTTTGGGTGGTAAAGAACATCAACTTAGTTACAAGAAATCTCGTAATACTAATGCGCCACTTAATAATTTGTTAACCTACTTAAAAGAAAGTGGACAATATAGTTATCCAATACGTCCATTTACACCATTGTTTGGTTCAGATGAACGTCAATATTGTTCGCCTGGTTTTAATTTGCCAGTAGGGCAGTTCTCTAAAATGATATATGGAGCGTACCAAGGCTATCATAATTCTTTCGATACAAAAGAGCATATGACAATAGAAGCTTTATTAAATAGTGTCAATGAAATTGAATATATTTTACAGCTACAAGAATTAGATGGCTATTATATTAATAAAAAACCATTTGGTGAACCAAAACTAGGAAAATATGATCTTTATCCTGATATAAATGCCCCTGGGTCATGGGGAAGCTCTAGTAGTAAAAAAATAGATAATCGACAACAATTAAATCAAGTACTAACACTTTTAAGTTATTCTGATGGGAAACATAAATTATCCGATGTAGCTAAAACATTAAACTATTCACTAGAAGATTATAAAATTTCAATTGATGTATTAAAAGAGCATCAATTACTTGAAGGTCCATTTTACGACGAGAAGGAGTTATTTTAG
- a CDS encoding formyltransferase family protein produces the protein MRVLLLTGSHPRHIYIVNRLAELGLVAAHVMEIREAFIPQPPANLEEMDRLNFIRHFADRDEAEQRHFAGHEKVQLEIPTLNVSLAQLNSEETIKWIASQSFDIAISYGVHKLSDELLNVLPKHSWNIHGGLSPWYKGNTTLFWPFFMLRPNWAGMTVHRLSARLDAGDIVHQSVPNLDYGDGLHDVACKAVVQVAKDLSTILTTTSLDQVDYYPQKGNGKLWIGNDWMPQHLRFVYNQYKNDIVDQFLDGKIPRIDPPIISALRNEE, from the coding sequence GTGAGAGTATTATTACTAACAGGATCACATCCGAGACATATATATATAGTAAATAGACTAGCTGAATTAGGCTTAGTAGCTGCACATGTTATGGAAATCCGAGAGGCGTTTATTCCTCAGCCACCAGCCAATCTAGAAGAAATGGATCGCTTGAACTTTATTCGACATTTTGCAGATAGAGATGAAGCAGAACAGCGCCATTTTGCAGGACATGAAAAAGTACAACTTGAAATTCCAACTTTAAATGTGTCTTTAGCACAGTTAAATAGTGAGGAAACAATTAAGTGGATTGCTTCACAATCATTTGATATAGCTATTAGTTATGGGGTACATAAGTTATCTGACGAGTTATTAAATGTTCTACCAAAGCATTCATGGAATATTCATGGTGGACTTTCACCTTGGTATAAAGGAAACACCACACTATTTTGGCCATTCTTTATGTTACGTCCAAATTGGGCAGGTATGACAGTCCACCGATTATCGGCGCGTTTAGACGCGGGAGATATTGTCCATCAATCAGTTCCAAATTTAGATTATGGAGATGGTCTTCATGATGTTGCTTGTAAAGCGGTCGTTCAAGTTGCTAAGGATTTATCTACAATTCTAACTACAACATCTCTTGACCAAGTAGATTATTATCCGCAAAAAGGAAATGGGAAACTTTGGATAGGTAATGATTGGATGCCACAGCATCTACGCTTTGTTTACAATCAATATAAGAATGATATTGTAGACCAGTTTTTAGACGGCAAAATACCTAGAATTGATCCTCCTATTATTTCTGCTTTGAGAAATGAGGAATAG
- the pseC gene encoding UDP-4-amino-4,6-dideoxy-N-acetyl-beta-L-altrosamine transaminase, protein MKKLPEFLSYGRQSIDEDDIQIVIETLRSPFLTQGPKIQQFEQAIADYVGAQYAVAFCNGTAALHAACYASGISEGDEVITSPITFAASANCVRYTGGTVVFADIDANTYNIDPEEIRKKITPNTKAIIPVDFTGQPADMDAIMDIAREHNLVVIEDGAHSLGAEYKGEKVGTQAHMTMFSFHPVKPITTAEGGIIVTNNEDYYRKLQLFRSHGIERTDYSADQGSWYYEMTDLGYNCRMTDLQAALGLSQIKKIDTFIQQRREIAAFYTEAFQDIERIIVPQQLEGTNSGWHLYMLQLEEISRKFVFEQMRSLNIGVHVHYIPVYWHPYYRELGYERGICPIAEKWYEKALTLPIHPNMTVEDLSIIVSNIKELIKQPK, encoded by the coding sequence ATGAAAAAATTGCCTGAATTTCTTTCCTATGGTCGTCAATCTATTGATGAGGACGACATACAGATTGTTATAGAAACATTACGCTCACCTTTTTTAACACAAGGACCAAAAATTCAACAGTTTGAGCAGGCAATTGCTGATTATGTGGGCGCTCAATATGCAGTTGCGTTTTGTAACGGAACAGCAGCACTTCACGCAGCATGTTATGCATCAGGTATAAGTGAAGGTGATGAGGTAATTACTTCACCCATTACATTTGCGGCTAGTGCTAACTGTGTTAGATATACGGGAGGAACGGTTGTTTTTGCAGATATTGATGCAAATACATACAACATTGATCCTGAAGAGATAAGAAAAAAGATAACACCAAATACGAAGGCAATCATCCCAGTTGATTTTACAGGCCAACCAGCAGACATGGATGCAATCATGGACATCGCACGTGAACATAACCTAGTTGTGATTGAAGACGGTGCTCACTCTCTTGGTGCTGAATATAAAGGGGAAAAAGTTGGTACCCAGGCACATATGACAATGTTTAGCTTCCATCCTGTTAAGCCAATTACTACAGCTGAAGGCGGTATTATTGTAACGAATAATGAGGACTATTATCGTAAATTACAACTCTTCCGTAGTCATGGTATTGAGCGAACGGACTATTCAGCTGATCAAGGTAGTTGGTATTATGAAATGACTGACCTCGGCTATAATTGTCGAATGACTGATTTACAAGCTGCACTTGGTTTATCTCAAATTAAAAAAATTGATACGTTTATCCAACAACGTCGTGAAATTGCAGCATTTTATACGGAGGCATTTCAAGATATAGAAAGAATTATCGTTCCACAGCAACTAGAGGGAACTAATTCCGGTTGGCATTTGTATATGCTTCAGCTTGAGGAAATATCTCGTAAGTTTGTGTTTGAACAAATGAGATCTTTAAATATAGGAGTTCATGTACATTATATTCCTGTATATTGGCACCCATATTATCGGGAACTGGGTTATGAACGTGGAATATGTCCAATTGCAGAAAAGTGGTATGAAAAAGCTTTAACATTACCAATTCATCCAAATATGACTGTAGAAGATTTATCAATAATCGTGTCGAATATTAAAGAATTAATAAAACAACCGAAATAA
- a CDS encoding glucose-6-phosphate isomerase yields the protein MINFHPLADLPKMKISENPSMQHYNPVTMQELFAIQNVANQVISQAKIFLVIGVGGSFLGARAVIDALTPYFHTNNGVEILYAGNNMSGAYLKQLLNYLDTKDVYVNVISKSGSTMEPALAFRVVKKYMERRYGKESRKRIIVTTDAEKGILKQIAIKEGYRQFTVPSEVGGRYSVFTPVGLLPIAVAGIDIEAFVRGGRQAELDFSSESNSAVDYACNRYALYKQGYSVELLASFEPRLNKLHEWWKQLFGESEGKENKGLYPSTVNYSTDLHAIGQFIQDGSRIMFETLIHFDNIEEDIEIPFSVENIDGLNYLAGRSMNEVNATSKDGVALAHEEGGVPVIRIELQKLDAYHVGYLMMFFMKACVISANLLEVNPFDQPGVEAYKKKMLELLKEDVVKVRA from the coding sequence ATGATTAATTTTCATCCACTAGCTGATCTCCCTAAAATGAAAATTTCAGAAAATCCAAGCATGCAGCATTATAATCCTGTTACAATGCAAGAGCTTTTTGCCATTCAAAATGTTGCAAATCAAGTAATTTCACAAGCGAAAATTTTCCTAGTTATTGGTGTAGGCGGTTCATTTCTTGGTGCTCGTGCGGTAATTGATGCCCTAACTCCTTATTTCCATACTAATAATGGTGTCGAAATTTTATATGCTGGAAATAATATGAGTGGTGCATACTTAAAGCAGCTATTAAATTATTTAGATACAAAGGATGTTTATGTCAATGTTATTTCAAAGTCTGGTTCAACGATGGAGCCAGCTCTTGCTTTTCGAGTTGTGAAAAAATATATGGAGCGACGATATGGTAAGGAGTCGCGTAAAAGAATAATTGTTACAACTGATGCTGAAAAAGGAATCTTAAAGCAAATTGCCATTAAAGAAGGATATCGCCAATTTACTGTTCCGTCTGAAGTTGGAGGACGTTATTCTGTATTTACCCCAGTAGGTTTATTACCAATTGCAGTTGCAGGTATTGATATAGAAGCTTTTGTTCGTGGTGGAAGACAAGCAGAATTAGATTTTTCTAGTGAATCGAATAGTGCAGTCGATTATGCTTGTAATCGTTATGCATTGTATAAACAAGGTTATTCAGTTGAGCTGCTTGCCTCGTTTGAGCCAAGACTTAATAAATTGCATGAATGGTGGAAACAGCTATTTGGAGAAAGTGAAGGGAAAGAGAATAAAGGGTTATATCCTTCAACCGTGAACTATTCGACAGATTTACACGCTATTGGACAGTTTATTCAAGATGGTAGTCGTATTATGTTTGAAACACTTATTCACTTTGACAATATTGAAGAAGATATTGAAATACCTTTTTCAGTTGAAAATATAGATGGTCTGAATTATTTAGCTGGTCGATCAATGAATGAGGTAAATGCAACATCAAAAGATGGGGTAGCCCTCGCACATGAAGAAGGTGGCGTCCCTGTTATTCGTATAGAATTGCAAAAATTAGATGCATATCATGTTGGATATTTGATGATGTTCTTTATGAAAGCATGTGTTATCAGTGCTAACTTACTTGAGGTGAATCCATTTGATCAGCCTGGTGTAGAAGCATATAAAAAGAAAATGTTAGAGTTGTTAAAGGAAGATGTGGTGAAGGTTCGTGCATAA